From Centropristis striata isolate RG_2023a ecotype Rhode Island chromosome 16, C.striata_1.0, whole genome shotgun sequence, a single genomic window includes:
- the erg28 gene encoding ergosterol biosynthetic protein 28 homolog, producing MSRFLNVLRSWLLMVSVIAMGNTVQSFRDHSFLSEKLYTGTPEFVNGLQARTFGIWTLLSSIIRCSCAIDIQNRTLYHITLWTFVLALGHFLSEAFIYKTAPLTIGVMAPLIVASFSIIGMLIGYQCIPESQEEDGARQKKRN from the exons ATGAGTCGCTTTCTGAACGTCCTGCGGAGCTGGCTGCTGATGGTTTCTGTTATCGCGATGGGAAACACCGTGCAGAGTTTCAGGGATCACAGTTTTTTGTCCGAGAAGCTCTACACAGGAACACCTGAGTTTG TGAACGGTCTCCAAGCTCGAACATTTGGCATTTGGACGTTGCTGTCGTCAATCATTCGCTGTTCCTGTGCCATTGATATCCAAAACAGAAC gctgTATCACATCACCTTGTGGACATTTGTGCTGGCGTTGGGCCACTTTCTGTCTGAAGCCTTCATCTACAAAACAGCTCCTCTAACTATCGGAGTCATGGCACCTCTCATTGTGGCAA GCTTCTCCATCATAGGAATGCTGATTGGATACCAGTGCATCCCAGAATCACAAGAGGAAGACGGAGCTCGACAGAAGAAGCGTAACTGA